Proteins encoded in a region of the Brevundimonas vesicularis genome:
- a CDS encoding leucyl aminopeptidase family protein, protein MSVSHPLLVSAQDGDGAVPIRFVQAGGVLEGATRRWGALHGFEGKPGQLLVVPDADGEIGQVVVGAASAFDPMAARGLSARLPGGLYRLEVAAQDAELATLAFLLGAYVFDRYKARPDRTPVRLVAPDGVDVAEISRITAACALAREMVDTPAADMGPLQIETIAREIAESAGAEITVTTGDALLEDNYPAVHAVGRAAAPHRAPRLIEIGWKLDRTDLPLVALVGKGVVFDTGGLDLKPAAGMRNMKKDMGGSAHALALGRLVMQADLPVRLVVIVAAVENAVSADAFRPGDILNSRKGLTIEIGNTDAEGRLILADALTRAGEHQPDLTLDFATLTGAARIALGPELPPLYTDDEALAAGLLASAGQVRDPLWRMPLWPGYRGALDAEIADLRNDPAGWAQAGSVTAALFLQKFAPTTGAWAHMDIFAWNPRARPGYPEGGEAQALRACFQYLRTRFC, encoded by the coding sequence ATGTCTGTCTCGCATCCCCTGCTGGTGTCCGCCCAAGACGGCGACGGCGCCGTCCCGATCCGCTTCGTTCAGGCGGGCGGCGTGTTGGAGGGCGCGACCCGCCGCTGGGGCGCCTTGCACGGGTTCGAAGGCAAGCCGGGCCAGCTGTTGGTCGTGCCGGACGCGGACGGCGAGATCGGCCAGGTGGTCGTCGGCGCGGCCTCGGCCTTCGATCCGATGGCGGCGCGGGGACTGTCGGCGCGGCTGCCGGGCGGCCTGTATCGGCTTGAGGTCGCCGCGCAGGACGCGGAACTGGCGACCCTGGCCTTCCTGCTGGGGGCCTATGTCTTCGACCGCTATAAGGCCCGGCCGGACCGGACGCCCGTGCGGCTGGTCGCGCCGGACGGTGTGGACGTCGCCGAAATCTCGCGCATCACCGCCGCCTGCGCCCTGGCGCGCGAAATGGTCGATACGCCCGCCGCCGACATGGGGCCGTTGCAGATCGAAACCATCGCCCGCGAGATCGCAGAGAGCGCCGGCGCCGAGATCACCGTCACGACCGGCGACGCCCTGCTGGAAGACAACTATCCGGCCGTCCACGCGGTGGGGCGCGCCGCCGCCCCGCACCGGGCGCCGCGCCTGATCGAGATCGGCTGGAAGCTGGACCGGACCGACCTGCCGCTGGTCGCCCTGGTCGGCAAGGGGGTGGTGTTCGACACCGGCGGTCTGGACCTGAAGCCCGCCGCCGGCATGCGCAACATGAAGAAGGATATGGGCGGCTCGGCCCATGCGCTGGCCTTGGGACGTCTGGTGATGCAGGCCGACCTGCCGGTGCGGTTGGTGGTCATCGTCGCGGCCGTCGAGAACGCCGTGTCGGCCGACGCCTTCCGGCCCGGCGACATCCTGAACAGTCGCAAGGGTCTGACCATCGAGATCGGCAATACCGACGCCGAAGGCCGGCTGATCCTGGCCGACGCTCTGACACGGGCGGGCGAGCACCAACCCGACCTGACGCTGGACTTCGCCACCCTGACCGGCGCCGCGCGGATCGCGCTGGGGCCGGAGCTGCCGCCACTTTATACTGATGACGAAGCCCTGGCGGCCGGGCTGCTGGCCTCAGCGGGTCAGGTGCGCGATCCCCTGTGGCGAATGCCGCTGTGGCCCGGCTATCGCGGCGCGCTGGACGCCGAGATCGCGGATCTCCGGAACGATCCGGCCGGCTGGGCCCAGGCCGGATCGGTGACGGCCGCCCTGTTCCTGCAGAAGTTCGCCCCGACCACGGGGGCCTGGGCGCACATGGACATCTTCGCCTGGAACCCCCGCGCCCGCCCCGGCTATCCGGAAGGCGGCGAGGCCCAGGCGCTGAGAGCCTGCTTCCAATATCTCAGAACGCGGTTCTGTTGA
- a CDS encoding NlpC/P60 family protein — protein sequence MTDVLDLLPPGDRLVRPDLAEQALEGLVRADAYRATEAMHCRVAVADILSDVDGRIDQLLHGEIFDVLDRANGRAWGRARRDGVVGWVVLDSLSAGAPLATHWIAAVDAVLPLNALVVEATEASEADLKPIGAFEADLVAVAERLLGRPHELGARSSISTDCSGLVQQALLACGLPGPRRSDAQARLGRAASSSDLQRGDIVVWLAPNDDHDWTGHSALMLDGERIIHATGGKGVVIETLAEVEARLVAEGFATAVFRRL from the coding sequence TTGACCGACGTCCTCGACCTTCTTCCGCCCGGCGACCGCCTCGTTCGCCCTGACCTCGCCGAACAGGCGCTGGAAGGGCTGGTGCGCGCAGACGCCTATCGGGCGACCGAAGCCATGCATTGCCGCGTCGCCGTGGCGGACATTTTGTCGGACGTTGACGGTCGGATCGACCAGCTTCTGCATGGCGAGATCTTCGACGTTCTGGATCGGGCGAATGGCCGGGCCTGGGGCCGGGCGCGGCGCGACGGCGTCGTCGGCTGGGTCGTCCTGGACAGTCTGTCGGCCGGCGCGCCGTTGGCGACGCACTGGATCGCCGCCGTGGATGCCGTCCTGCCGCTGAACGCTCTGGTGGTCGAGGCGACGGAAGCGTCTGAGGCCGACCTGAAGCCGATCGGCGCATTCGAGGCGGATCTGGTCGCGGTGGCCGAGCGGTTGCTCGGGCGGCCGCATGAACTTGGCGCGCGGTCTTCGATCTCCACCGACTGTTCCGGCCTGGTGCAGCAGGCCCTGCTGGCCTGCGGCCTGCCCGGTCCCCGCCGGTCGGACGCGCAGGCCCGGTTGGGGCGAGCCGCGTCTTCATCGGACCTCCAGCGCGGCGACATCGTCGTCTGGCTGGCGCCGAACGACGATCACGACTGGACGGGTCATTCGGCGCTGATGCTGGATGGCGAACGCATCATCCATGCGACAGGCGGCAAGGGCGTCGTGATCGAGACCCTGGCCGAGGTCGAGGCGCGTCTGGTCGCCGAGGGTTTCGCGACCGCCGTCTTCCGCCGGCTCTAG
- the mmcB gene encoding DNA repair putative endonuclease MmcB, whose translation MSAVAHLELVFSRPETTLSVTRGAARLMMDMGYAPLLEVCLPNGRRADVMAIGRKGDIIICEVKSGVEDYRVDRKWHEYGPFCDAFFFAVAPEFPQDILPDEPGLIVADGFGGAVVRDAPVVSLAPARRKALTLAFARLGAMRTLRD comes from the coding sequence ATGTCCGCCGTCGCCCATCTCGAACTCGTCTTCAGCCGTCCCGAGACCACCCTTTCGGTCACGCGCGGCGCGGCGCGGCTGATGATGGACATGGGCTATGCGCCGCTTCTGGAAGTCTGTCTGCCCAACGGCCGCCGCGCCGATGTCATGGCCATCGGGCGCAAGGGCGACATCATCATCTGCGAGGTCAAGTCGGGCGTCGAGGATTATCGCGTCGACCGCAAATGGCACGAGTACGGACCGTTCTGCGACGCCTTCTTCTTCGCCGTCGCGCCCGAGTTTCCGCAGGACATCCTGCCCGACGAACCGGGCCTGATCGTCGCAGACGGTTTCGGCGGCGCGGTCGTGCGAGACGCGCCGGTGGTCAGCTTGGCGCCCGCCCGGCGCAAGGCGTTGACGCTGGCCTTCGCCCGGCTGGGCGCGATGCGGACCTTAAGGGACTAG
- a CDS encoding lipocalin family protein, which translates to MFHASLIAAAVALAALPSMAFAQASNVDLNRFDGRWFEIERNHNNVQKDCSRAQIDFTPQGAADRYAITVTCVRRADAKVETLRANARVTDTTTNAKFRFSLTGLLSFGGLAGQNYWVYDHAPDYSWAIMGLPDKSNWWIWHRNQNASQAERDRILSRVRALGFSTGRVVHTGL; encoded by the coding sequence ATGTTCCACGCCAGCCTGATCGCCGCCGCCGTCGCGCTCGCCGCCCTGCCGTCAATGGCGTTCGCCCAAGCGTCGAACGTCGATCTGAACCGCTTCGACGGCCGATGGTTCGAGATCGAGCGCAACCACAACAATGTCCAGAAGGACTGCAGCCGGGCGCAGATCGACTTCACGCCGCAGGGCGCCGCCGACCGCTACGCCATCACCGTCACCTGCGTCCGGCGCGCCGATGCCAAGGTCGAGACGCTGCGCGCCAACGCCCGCGTCACCGACACCACGACCAATGCCAAGTTCCGGTTCAGCCTGACCGGCCTGCTCAGCTTCGGCGGTCTGGCGGGCCAGAACTACTGGGTCTACGACCATGCCCCGGACTACAGCTGGGCCATCATGGGTCTGCCGGACAAGTCGAACTGGTGGATCTGGCACCGCAACCAGAATGCCTCTCAGGCTGAGCGCGACCGCATTCTGAGCCGCGTCCGAGCCCTGGGCTTCAGCACCGGCCGCGTCGTCCACACCGGCCTCTAA
- a CDS encoding GNAT family N-acetyltransferase: MNDPAYTLPPHVVLGPTLETERLILRPPAVEDFPRWAEFMADPETARFIGGVQPAPQVWRLICTVAGMWALTGEGMFSILEKETGQWIGRIGPLHPYGWPGREVGWSLHRDATGKGYAVEAAAATMDYAFEVLGWDDVIHCIAPENLPSAAVATRLGSRNRGPGALPEPLQDIAIDLWGQTRDEWAINRTRLKR; the protein is encoded by the coding sequence GTGAATGACCCCGCCTACACCCTCCCGCCCCACGTCGTTCTGGGGCCGACCTTGGAGACAGAACGACTGATCCTGCGTCCGCCGGCGGTCGAGGACTTTCCCCGCTGGGCTGAGTTCATGGCCGATCCCGAGACCGCCCGCTTCATCGGCGGGGTCCAGCCCGCGCCCCAGGTCTGGCGCCTGATCTGCACCGTCGCGGGCATGTGGGCCCTGACGGGAGAGGGCATGTTCTCCATCCTGGAAAAGGAGACCGGCCAGTGGATCGGCCGTATCGGGCCGCTGCACCCCTATGGCTGGCCCGGCCGCGAGGTGGGCTGGAGCCTGCATCGCGACGCCACCGGCAAGGGCTATGCCGTCGAAGCGGCCGCAGCCACGATGGACTACGCCTTCGAGGTGCTGGGCTGGGACGACGTGATCCACTGCATCGCGCCCGAGAACCTGCCCTCGGCGGCGGTCGCGACACGGCTGGGATCACGCAATCGCGGGCCGGGCGCCCTGCCCGAACCGCTCCAGGACATCGCCATCGATCTGTGGGGCCAGACGCGCGACGAATGGGCGATCAATCGGACGCGCCTGAAGCGCTGA
- the thpR gene encoding RNA 2',3'-cyclic phosphodiesterase, with translation MLRLFTALTLPPDVAETLKRRQSGLPGARWRPLDALHVTLAFYGEIDERRADDLASELTRVTGGPFEIALKGVGCFGDDHRSHTLWAGVETPNERLSVLAGRCKAAGERAGIGMEARAYKPHVTLAYLKTQTNPDRLGAWVSGHNLLHSPPIRIDRFGLYSSVLTDSGGHYELEREYLL, from the coding sequence ATGCTTCGTCTGTTCACCGCCCTGACCCTGCCGCCCGACGTCGCAGAGACGCTGAAACGACGGCAATCGGGCCTGCCCGGCGCACGGTGGCGGCCGCTGGACGCCCTGCACGTCACGCTCGCCTTCTATGGCGAGATCGATGAACGCCGCGCCGACGATTTGGCGTCGGAGCTGACGCGCGTGACGGGCGGCCCGTTCGAGATCGCGCTGAAGGGCGTCGGCTGTTTCGGCGACGACCACCGCAGCCACACGCTGTGGGCCGGGGTCGAAACGCCCAATGAGCGCCTGTCGGTTCTCGCCGGGCGCTGCAAGGCCGCCGGAGAACGCGCCGGGATCGGCATGGAGGCGCGCGCCTACAAACCGCATGTGACCCTGGCCTATCTGAAGACTCAGACCAATCCCGACCGGCTCGGCGCCTGGGTGTCGGGGCACAACCTGCTGCATTCGCCGCCGATCCGCATCGACCGCTTCGGCCTGTATTCCAGCGTCCTGACCGACAGCGGCGGCCATTACGAACTGGAGCGGGAGTATCTGCTGTGA
- a CDS encoding Bax inhibitor-1/YccA family protein — protein sequence MSDFNNGYARPLPQTADMSVDAGLRSFMLGVYNKLALGLVVAGALAYVTGNVPAVQQLLFVQTADGRIGLTILGMIVQFSPLVMLFGSMFFMKNPTAKGVNMLYWAVVATIGAGLGILFLRYTGGSLATTFLVTAAAFGGLSLVGYTTKKDLTGMGTFLIMGVIGLIIASIVNMFLQSGTFYLIISGLGVLIFSGLIAYDTQRLKMTYYALGGDQNAMGVATGFGALSLFINFVNLFQFLLAFMGGNRN from the coding sequence ATGAGCGATTTCAACAACGGTTACGCCCGTCCTCTGCCGCAGACGGCCGACATGTCGGTCGACGCCGGCCTGCGCAGCTTCATGCTGGGCGTCTACAACAAACTGGCTCTGGGCCTCGTGGTCGCCGGCGCCCTGGCCTATGTCACCGGCAATGTGCCGGCGGTGCAGCAGCTGCTGTTCGTCCAGACGGCGGACGGCCGGATCGGCCTGACCATCCTGGGCATGATCGTGCAGTTTTCGCCGCTGGTGATGCTGTTCGGCTCGATGTTCTTCATGAAGAACCCGACGGCCAAGGGCGTGAACATGCTCTACTGGGCCGTGGTCGCCACGATCGGCGCGGGTCTGGGCATCCTGTTCCTGCGCTATACGGGCGGTTCGCTGGCCACCACCTTCCTGGTGACGGCGGCGGCCTTCGGCGGTCTGAGCCTGGTGGGCTACACGACCAAGAAGGACCTGACCGGCATGGGCACCTTCCTGATCATGGGCGTGATCGGCCTGATCATCGCCTCGATCGTGAACATGTTCCTGCAGTCCGGGACCTTCTACCTGATCATCTCCGGCCTGGGCGTGCTGATTTTCTCGGGCCTGATCGCGTACGACACTCAGCGTCTGAAAATGACCTACTACGCCTTGGGCGGCGACCAGAACGCGATGGGCGTGGCGACCGGCTTCGGCGCCTTGAGCCTGTTCATCAACTTCGTGAACCTGTTCCAATTCCTGCTGGCCTTCATGGGCGGCAACCGGAACTGA
- a CDS encoding DUF2794 domain-containing protein, which produces MSLNPHDTTPAPGPVFFDRRELDPILRVYGRMVAQGEWRDYAMVGHKDFAEFAVFRRSGDAPLYRIEKRPALQTRQGQWAVIGEGGQILKRGRDLAQVLRVFDGRKFQVVE; this is translated from the coding sequence ATGAGTCTGAACCCTCACGACACGACGCCGGCGCCCGGCCCCGTCTTTTTCGACCGTCGCGAACTGGACCCGATCCTCAGGGTCTATGGCCGCATGGTCGCGCAGGGCGAATGGCGCGACTACGCCATGGTCGGGCACAAGGATTTCGCCGAGTTCGCCGTTTTTCGCCGCAGCGGCGACGCCCCGCTCTACCGGATCGAAAAGCGACCGGCCCTCCAGACCCGCCAGGGCCAGTGGGCCGTCATCGGCGAAGGTGGCCAGATCCTGAAACGCGGCCGCGACCTGGCCCAGGTGCTGCGCGTCTTTGACGGCCGCAAGTTCCAAGTGGTGGAGTAG
- a CDS encoding trypsin-like peptidase domain-containing protein: MPIRLSPASSMAVALALLASATPVLAQSGAAGLPYDARRGVFSFSSGLEGSLPAVVQVTTLGQSRGPSSDAADPKPYASGSGVIVDAAEGLVITNNHVVEGGRKFTVDLTDGRLFDAVLVGADKATDIAVLRITPDGRPLNLKQVQTVDSDTLRTGDLAFAVGYPLGLDQTLTMGVISGLNRSGLGDAVEDYIQTDAAVNSGNSGGPLLDSRGRLIGINTSILSGGLGGGNDGIAFAVPTRIMLYVADQLKNNGEVKRGATGAIFGSLNAERARDLHLGIVRGAVVADVAPGSPAERAGLRHNDVITRIQGRPVANAGSVNATIGIAAPGSDLNVSYLRGGREATTSLAVETPADQPVIVGAQSVLAYGATLRDQDGGAQVAAVSAGSPAAQAELTAGDVITAIAGAPVADARAAATALQGASGSVEATVLRNGETLNLTLSL, from the coding sequence ATGCCGATCCGCCTTTCGCCCGCCTCTTCCATGGCCGTCGCCCTGGCCCTGCTGGCCTCAGCGACGCCGGTGCTGGCGCAATCGGGCGCGGCAGGCCTGCCCTATGACGCCCGGCGCGGGGTCTTCAGCTTCTCGTCGGGGCTCGAGGGCTCGCTGCCGGCTGTGGTGCAGGTCACGACTCTGGGCCAGTCGCGCGGTCCCAGTTCGGACGCGGCCGATCCCAAACCCTATGCCTCCGGCTCCGGCGTCATCGTCGATGCGGCCGAGGGGCTGGTGATCACCAACAATCACGTGGTCGAGGGCGGGCGAAAGTTCACCGTCGATCTGACGGACGGCCGACTGTTCGACGCCGTGTTAGTCGGGGCGGACAAGGCGACCGACATCGCCGTGCTGCGCATCACGCCCGACGGTCGGCCGCTGAACCTGAAACAGGTCCAGACGGTGGATTCCGACACCCTGCGCACGGGCGACCTGGCCTTCGCGGTCGGCTATCCGCTGGGCCTGGACCAGACCCTGACCATGGGCGTCATCTCGGGCCTGAACCGCTCAGGGCTCGGCGACGCGGTCGAGGACTATATCCAGACCGACGCGGCCGTGAACTCGGGCAACTCCGGCGGGCCGCTGCTCGACAGCCGGGGCCGGCTGATCGGCATCAACACCTCGATCCTGTCGGGGGGTCTCGGCGGCGGCAACGACGGCATCGCCTTCGCCGTGCCGACGCGGATCATGCTGTACGTCGCCGACCAGTTGAAGAATAACGGCGAGGTCAAGCGCGGCGCGACCGGCGCCATCTTCGGCTCGCTGAACGCCGAGCGCGCGCGCGACCTGCATCTAGGCATCGTGCGTGGGGCCGTTGTGGCCGATGTCGCGCCGGGATCGCCGGCCGAACGCGCGGGCCTGCGCCACAACGACGTCATTACCCGGATCCAGGGCCGCCCCGTCGCCAACGCCGGCTCGGTCAACGCCACCATCGGCATCGCCGCGCCGGGCTCGGATCTCAACGTGTCCTATCTGCGCGGCGGCCGCGAGGCGACCACGTCGCTGGCGGTCGAGACACCCGCTGATCAGCCCGTGATCGTCGGCGCTCAGTCGGTGCTGGCCTACGGGGCGACGTTGCGAGACCAGGATGGCGGCGCCCAGGTCGCAGCCGTCTCGGCCGGCTCGCCCGCCGCTCAGGCCGAACTGACGGCCGGCGATGTGATTACCGCCATCGCAGGCGCGCCCGTCGCCGACGCTCGCGCGGCCGCCACCGCCCTGCAGGGCGCCTCGGGATCGGTCGAAGCGACCGTGCTCAGAAACGGAGAGACCCTGAACTTGACCCTGTCGCTCTAG
- a CDS encoding DUF6356 family protein has translation MSQTTIDRRRSGSTAFDRLFRDHPREVDETYLQHMVASAGFGFKLLGLAGAAFAHAIVPGVHKATVSTAIRSMAKDMGGRAEEARETRMRDAGVWDVGL, from the coding sequence ATGAGTCAGACGACGATCGACCGCCGCCGTTCGGGCTCGACCGCGTTCGACCGCCTGTTCCGCGACCACCCGCGCGAGGTGGACGAGACCTATCTGCAGCATATGGTCGCCTCGGCCGGCTTCGGCTTCAAGCTGCTGGGTCTGGCCGGCGCCGCCTTCGCCCACGCGATCGTGCCGGGCGTGCACAAGGCCACCGTCTCGACCGCGATCCGCAGCATGGCCAAGGACATGGGCGGCCGGGCCGAGGAGGCGCGCGAGACCCGGATGCGCGACGCCGGCGTCTGGGACGTGGGCCTCTAG
- the rlmN gene encoding 23S rRNA (adenine(2503)-C(2))-methyltransferase RlmN, giving the protein MSITLDLSRVSNAPAVKAPVNLSGLTRAGLRQALIDANVCPPEKAKMRASQVWSWIHHYGVTEFSAMSNVAKDMQAKLAEHFTLARPEVVERQVSKDGTRKWLIRTAPGIEIETVYIPDVGRAGALCVSSQVGCTLNCTFCHTGTQKLVRNLTAAEIVAQVQVARDDLEEWPSPKEDRRLSNIVFMGMGEPLYNLDHVADAIDIISDNEGIALSRRRITVSTSGVVPQLQALGDRTAAMLAISLHATNDALRDVLVPLNKKYPLDQLMAAIRAYPGLSNARRVTFEYVMLKGVNDSPEEARALLKLIEGIPAKINLIPFNPWPGVEYECSDWKTIERFAAILNNAGYASPIRTPRGRDILAACGQLKSESEKIRASALRKAEQEAA; this is encoded by the coding sequence TTGAGCATCACGCTCGATCTTTCGCGCGTCTCGAACGCGCCCGCCGTCAAGGCTCCCGTCAACCTCAGCGGTCTGACGCGCGCCGGCCTGCGCCAGGCCCTGATCGACGCGAACGTCTGTCCGCCCGAAAAGGCCAAGATGCGCGCCAGCCAAGTGTGGAGCTGGATCCACCACTATGGCGTGACCGAGTTCTCGGCCATGAGCAATGTCGCCAAGGATATGCAGGCCAAGCTGGCCGAGCATTTCACCCTGGCCCGCCCCGAGGTTGTCGAACGCCAGGTGTCCAAGGACGGCACGCGCAAATGGCTGATCCGCACCGCGCCGGGCATCGAGATCGAGACGGTCTACATCCCCGACGTGGGCCGGGCCGGCGCCCTGTGCGTGTCCAGCCAGGTCGGCTGCACCCTGAACTGCACCTTCTGCCACACCGGCACGCAGAAGCTGGTGCGCAATCTGACCGCTGCCGAGATCGTGGCCCAGGTCCAGGTCGCGCGCGACGACCTGGAGGAATGGCCGTCGCCTAAGGAAGACCGGCGCCTGTCCAACATCGTCTTCATGGGCATGGGCGAGCCGCTCTACAATCTGGACCACGTCGCCGACGCCATCGACATCATCTCGGACAATGAGGGCATCGCCCTGTCGCGCCGCCGGATCACCGTGTCGACCTCGGGCGTGGTGCCACAGCTTCAGGCCTTGGGCGACCGGACGGCGGCCATGCTGGCTATAAGCCTGCACGCCACCAACGATGCGCTTCGCGACGTGCTGGTGCCGCTGAACAAGAAGTATCCGCTGGACCAGCTGATGGCGGCGATCCGAGCCTATCCGGGCCTGTCGAACGCGCGGCGGGTGACGTTCGAATACGTCATGCTGAAGGGCGTCAACGACAGCCCGGAAGAGGCGCGGGCGCTGCTGAAGCTGATCGAGGGCATTCCGGCCAAGATCAATCTGATCCCGTTCAATCCCTGGCCCGGCGTCGAATACGAATGCTCGGACTGGAAGACGATCGAACGCTTCGCCGCCATCCTGAACAACGCCGGCTACGCCAGCCCCATCCGCACCCCTCGCGGGCGCGACATCCTGGCCGCGTGCGGTCAGCTGAAGTCGGAGAGCGAGAAGATCAGGGCTTCTGCTCTGCGGAAGGCGGAGCAAGAGGCGGCCTGA
- a CDS encoding DUF350 domain-containing protein has translation MDPSLSNVLSSAEVQAFASGFPVMVMHLIVTLLLLAAGATVYALLTPWKEVALIRQGNVAAAIAFAGILVGLAVPLAVSLSVSTSVRDIAIWGVATVVLQLLAFRVVDLLLTGLPERIRHGEISAAVVLLGAKLATAVILSAALTG, from the coding sequence ATGGACCCCTCCTTGTCGAACGTCCTTTCCAGCGCCGAGGTGCAGGCTTTCGCCTCGGGCTTCCCGGTCATGGTGATGCACCTGATCGTGACCCTGCTGCTGCTCGCGGCGGGGGCGACGGTCTATGCCTTGCTGACGCCGTGGAAGGAGGTCGCCCTGATCCGTCAGGGCAATGTCGCCGCCGCCATCGCCTTCGCCGGCATTCTGGTGGGGTTGGCCGTGCCGCTGGCGGTATCGCTGTCGGTGTCGACCTCGGTGCGCGACATCGCCATCTGGGGCGTGGCGACCGTGGTGCTGCAGCTTCTGGCCTTCCGGGTCGTGGACCTGCTGCTGACGGGCCTGCCGGAGCGGATCCGCCACGGCGAGATTTCGGCGGCGGTGGTGCTGCTGGGCGCCAAGCTGGCGACGGCCGTCATCCTGTCCGCCGCGCTGACCGGCTGA
- a CDS encoding S1 family peptidase produces MQFPRLPDWAIYGAVAAVFLAVSLGRRENADAPPVAQADADVAEGALLGPITPFDAAVTVDAGEAPFKPSSGTAFSIAGRGRWVTARHVVEGCRKPALVVGEGRAVAADVRLAPRADVALLITDGGPAALPVAVEAPLRKGQRAFHPGFPQGRPGEVTSRLLGRETLKVFGRGARDEPVLSWAEVGRTNGLEGTLSGLSGAPALDVQGRVVGVTIAEAPRRGRIYTTAPETFGPAIRGEQTPADDARGQTITTEDYGQVSNRLRRDLRVAQVVCLSV; encoded by the coding sequence ATGCAGTTTCCCCGCCTGCCGGACTGGGCCATCTATGGAGCGGTGGCGGCCGTGTTTCTGGCGGTGTCCCTGGGGCGACGCGAGAACGCCGATGCGCCGCCGGTCGCGCAGGCCGATGCGGATGTCGCCGAGGGCGCGCTGCTAGGCCCCATCACCCCCTTTGACGCCGCCGTAACCGTCGATGCGGGCGAGGCGCCGTTCAAGCCGTCGTCGGGCACGGCCTTCTCCATCGCAGGACGAGGGCGCTGGGTGACGGCGCGCCATGTTGTCGAGGGGTGCCGCAAGCCGGCGTTGGTGGTCGGCGAGGGGCGGGCGGTCGCGGCCGACGTCCGTCTGGCGCCGCGCGCCGACGTCGCCTTGCTGATCACCGACGGCGGTCCCGCCGCACTGCCCGTCGCGGTCGAGGCGCCGCTGCGCAAGGGTCAGCGCGCCTTCCATCCGGGCTTTCCTCAGGGGCGTCCCGGCGAGGTGACGTCACGCCTGCTGGGGCGCGAGACCCTGAAGGTCTTCGGGCGCGGGGCGCGCGACGAGCCGGTGCTGTCCTGGGCCGAGGTCGGGCGCACCAACGGGCTTGAGGGCACATTGTCGGGCCTGTCCGGCGCGCCGGCCCTGGATGTGCAGGGCCGCGTCGTGGGCGTCACCATCGCCGAGGCGCCGAGGCGGGGCCGGATCTATACGACGGCGCCGGAGACGTTCGGGCCGGCCATCCGCGGCGAACAGACGCCGGCCGACGACGCGCGGGGTCAGACCATCACGACCGAGGACTACGGCCAGGTATCCAATCGCCTGAGACGCGACCTGCGCGTGGCCCAGGTGGTGTGTCTGTCGGTCTAG